A genomic segment from Spinacia oleracea cultivar Varoflay chromosome 3, BTI_SOV_V1, whole genome shotgun sequence encodes:
- the LOC130469546 gene encoding putative disease resistance protein RGA1, translating to MEIGPLISVAQTLLAALQCTELKEIFSILGYKPKLDSLQQTVSTIRAVLRDAEAKQDLSYAAQLWIEELKNAVYDADDLLDEFVTVAEQKYLVLEGVGGNLSNKVNLFFSRLNPLVVAYNMSQGVKMIRKKLNDIASNHTQFGFSVDYQPSRRKREETCSYVFADNIIGREDDVERIVARLLDSNVSQDVSILPIVGVGGLGKTALAQLVYNDERVKNEFTLRLWTCVSDQDQEQLDIKEILGRILESVTGQKHDGSSVMDQVQNKLQAHLEGKNYLLVLDDVWTENRDEWLKMVQFLMGCQRGSWIVVTTRSRETARVIGNGPAYELQGLSEGNSWCLFERLAFQQVEEQANPSEELLKIGLEIVKQCSNVPLAIRVAGSLLYGQDKNKWLSFKEIGLTKVKRGGQSIIPILKLSYNQLESPLKSCFSYCALFPKDFEIEKEMLISLWSAQGYIVPLDECQSLEDAGDEYFSILLQRCFFQNIKKDEYGGIISCKIHDLMHDIAQEVAGKDICAMNFITGNLDKKTRHLSLMRRKQHKPSFFTKTQIRSYLQVGGRDTLHVDKILESYMCLRALDLKKSDIKSLPATIGKLLHLRYLDLSGNNGLEVFPKSITQLHNLQTLKLRWCDRLKELPKDLSKLAKLRLLDIKGCNELTYMPSGMDKLTGLCSLNVFVVGQENSSSKQYFHQLEELKALMNLKGHLTVRIRIPKNVAYVQKTCKQGYLSSKELLNHIRFTCEHLEVDGRVNYEEELLENMLPHSNLKGLELVGYYGRRMPSWAREDKLRDLLPNLVKIELVDCCELQYLPPLEKLCYLKSLVLESMINLEYIENTSSSSYTTPSVSELSFFPSLEILQLYDLPKLKGWSKGNTSSCSNGQAYSCLSPLFPRLSLLWISGCRDLTFIPLCPAVESLSLYNFNERLSIMKFQDDLKEGFGSENSRHAKLRFISTDNAKFLKLLPMEAYQCLNKIRICRDTELESLSEVEEVLQSCSSSLRYFEVFDCPSLKSLSGGLEHLTALETLSIEHAHNLTIKQEIQGGDNGMISLPQSLRYLRFIDLPKVVNLPKGMHYLTNLQYVIIRNCKGLKSLPESLHSMTSLRKLEI from the coding sequence ATGGAAATTGGACCACTGATATCTGTTGCACAAACTCTCCTAGCAGCCCTTCAATGTACAGAGCTTAAAGAGATTTTTTCCATCTTAGGCTACAAACCCAAGCTTGACAGCCTCCAACAAACGGTCTCCACAATTAGGGCTGTGCTCCGCGATGCAGAAGCCAAGCAGGATCTCTCCTATGCAGCGCAACTCTGGATCGAAGAGCTTAAGAACGCTGTCTATGATGCAGATGATTTACTAGATGAGTTTGTCACTGTTGCTGAACAAAAGTATCTAGTACTTGAAGGTGTTGGTGGAAATTTATCCAACAAAGTCAACCTCTTCTTTTCTCGTCTCAACCCACTTGTTGTTGCTTACAATATGTCTCAAGGTGTTAAGATGATAAGGAAAAAGTTAAATGATATTGCCAGTAATCATACACAGTTTGGCTTTAGCGTTGACTATCAGCCTAGCAGGAGGAAAAGAGAGGAGACTTGTTCTTATGTTTTTGCAGATAATATTATTGGAAGAGAAGATGATGTGGAAAGGATTGTAGCTAGATTGCTAGATTCTAATGTTTCACAAGATGTTTCTATTCTTCCTATTGTCGGAGTTGGAGGGCTGGGAAAGACTGCCCTTGCTCAACTTGTTTATAACGATGAGAGGGTGAAGAATGAGTTCACCTTGAGATTGTGGACTTGTGTCTCAGATCAAGACCAGGAACAGTTGGACATAAAAGAGATTCTTGGTAGAATTTTGGAATCTGTCACAGGTCAAAAGCATGATGGAAGCTCGGTAATGGATCAGGTTCAAAATAAGCTTCAAGCACACCTAGAGGGAAAGAATTACCTTCTTGTCTTGGATGACGTATGGACTGAGAATCGCGATGAATGGCTTAAAATGGTACAATTCTTGATGGGATGTCAAAGGGGGAGTTGGATTGTGGTAACTACACGGTCTAGAGAGACAGCAAGAGTTATAGGTAATGGTCCTGCGTATGAGTTGCAAGGCTTATCTGAAGGGAATTCCTGGTGTTTGTTTGAAAGACTGGCATTTCAACAAGTTGAAGAACAAGCAAATCCCTCTGAGGAATTACTTAAGATTGGCCTTGAAATCGTTAAACAATGTTCTAATGTTCCCCTTGCCATAAGAGTGGCAGGAAGTCTTCTTTATGGTCAAGACAAAAATAAGTGGCTATCGTTTAAGGAGATTGGATTAACCAAAGTTAAACGAGGTGGGCAGAGCATCATACCCATATTGAAGCTTAGTTACAATCAATTGGAATCCCCGTTAAAGAGTTGTTTCAGTTATTGTGCATTGTTTCCGAAGGATTTTGAGATAGAGAAGGAGATGCTTATTAGCCTTTGGTCAGCACAAGGCTATATTGTGCCACTGGATGAATGTCAAAGCCTTGAAGATGCCGGTGATGAATATTTTTCTATTCTTTTGCAGAGATGTTTCTTCCAGAACATAAAAAAAGATGAATATGGTGGAATCATCTCATGTAAAATACATGATCTCATGCACGATATTGCACAAGAAGTTGCAGGAAAGGATATTTGTGCAATGAATTTTATCACCGGCAACTTAGACAAAAAAACGCGTCATCTATCCCTTATGAGAAGAAAACAACATAAGCCAAGCTTTTTCACTAAGACTCAAATTCGTAGCTATCTTCAAGTTGGCGGGAGGGACACATTACATGTTGATAAAATACTGGAAAGTTACATGTGTCTTAGGGCATTAGACTTGAAGAAATCAGATATCAAAAGTTTGCCTGCTACAATAGGTAAACTGTTGCACTTAAGGTATCTTGATCTCTCTGGAAATAATGGGCTAGAGGTGTTCCCCAAATCTATCACACAACTGCATAATcttcaaactttaaaattgagatggTGTGATAGATTGAAAGAACTTCCAAAAGATTTGAGTAAGTTGGCTAAGCTTAGGTTGTTGGATATCAAGGGCTGCAATGAGCTGACTTATATGCCATCAGGCATGGATAAGTTAACTGGACTTTGTTCTTTAAATGTGTTTGTGGTTGGTCAGGAGAATTCAAGTTCGAAGCAATATTTTCATCAGTTGGAAGAACTAAAAGCTctcatgaacttgaaaggtcaTCTGACAGTCCGGATACGAATTCCAAAAAATGTTGCATATGTTCAGAAAACCTGTAAACAAGGATATCTAAGTAGCAAGGAGCTTCTGAATCATATACGGTTTACTTGTGAACATTTAGAGGTAGATGGAAGAGTGAATTATGAGGAAGAGTTGCTCGAGAACATGTTACCACATTCTAACCTCAAAGGGTTAGAGTTGGTTGGGTACTATGGTAGGAGAATGCCGAGTTGGGCAAGAGAAGATAAATTGAGGGATTTACTCCCAAATCTTGTAAAAATCGAACTTGTAGATTGTTGCGAGTTGCAGTATCTTCCACCACTAGAGAAACTGTGTTATCTGAAATCCTTAGTGCTTGAAAGTATGATAAATCTTGAGTACATAGAGAATACTAGTAGTAGCAGTTATACAACACCTTCAGTGTCAGAGTTATCATTCTTTCCCTCCCTTGAAATTCTTCAATTATATGATCTGCCAAAGTTGAAAGGATGGTCAAAAGGGAATACAAGTAGTTGTAGCAATGGTCAAGCCTATTCCTGTCTATCACCATTATTTCCTCGTCTCTCTCTATTGTGGATCAGTGGATGCAGAGACCTGACATTTATTCCTCTCTGTCCTGCTGTGGAAAGCCTCAGTCTTTACAATTTCAATGAAAGACTGAGTATAATGAAGTTTCAGGATGATCTCAAAGAAGGCTTTGGTTCTGAAAATTCAAGGCATGCCAAATTGAGGTTCATCAGTACAGACAATGCAAAGTTTCTAAAACTATTACCGATGGAGGCTTATCAGTGTCTGAATAAGATTCGTATTTGCCGGGACACAGAGTTGGAGAGTTTGTCAGAAGTTGAGGAGGTTTTGCAGAGTTGCTCGTCTTCCCTACGTTACTTTGAAGTTTTTGATTGCCCTAGCTTAAAGAGTCTTTCTGGAGGGTTAGAACATCTCACTGCTTTGGAGACGTTATCCATTGAGCACGCTCACAATCTGACAATCAAACAAGAAATACAAGGAGGTGACAATGGAATGATATCCCTTCCTCAGAGTCTCCGTTACTTGCGATTTATTGATCTTCCGAAGGTGGTGAATCTTCCCAAAGGTATGCACTACTTAACAAACCTCCAATACGTCATAATTAGGAATTGCAAAGGACTGAAATCTCTGCCAGAGTCATTGCATAGTATGACGTCCCTTAGGAAACTTGAGATTTGA
- the LOC130469545 gene encoding uncharacterized protein, protein MRTAPEVEVQQRRKRPRPQNSPNVWRRNLQQEMEGADSQEYEAESVTPSRAQPRARTEQAPSQRHHSGSGMPNPTRAIVKPDNSPFCDEILSEKMEKIKMPTCKYSGKSDPTNHLSAFGGHMMLYTNTDSMWCKVFPSTLEGIAQSWFGKIPKGTITSFRQLAILFRTQYVANIAKERMTGELMSVIQGPQESEYISRFNMEASNIPKLQQEVAVLAMMTGLRDGEFKSYLGRKSFTTLAEVLGKANEFIKSEEIGRATSRRYVASENNYGSQSKKEPYKKEYPDKRENQQPRKDWHGQVRGRSSEFKTEKRGKFSEYTPLVASRTQILAISKEDEKWQRPPKMYNKYRDTKKYCDFHKDHGHLIEECTHLKDNIEDLIRRGYLTQFKAKSSYSRTYENRDDDGRFDNRKTEQKQNNPADQKRSNDILVITGGPVYAGTTASGAKASVSEFKHQVNYHNSGKWPAPPKIPQCTFTEDDCKGIIYPHDDPMVLALDVANRKIHRILIDGGSSANILFWPAFQELQIEEKHVKPVNYPVIGFIGATVIPEGIVSLSVQIGQGKDIKDVMVDFMIVKVPAAYNAILGRPFIHDAGAVVSTYHLTMMYTTNDNRSAKVKGNQEQAKRCYHTALKQPPRPPPLAEADIPLSRKRKRAERKKDALLDMENFENREEGLLALAPTEETEEIELEEGVEDRTVRIGTDIDLSLRVNIIDLLREHADIFAFSADEMSGIDPSVMVHRLNVNREVRPVKQKKRTFSTEKNVAIQEEISKLLAAKFIEECDYPEWLANVVMVKKANGQWRMCVDFITDAGVYNYRAMPFGLKNAGATYQKLVDKIFAGQKGRNVEVYVDDSIVKSKKEVDHIGDLKETFATLRQFGMKLNPKKCVFGVKSGKFLGFLVSERGIDANPEKVEAILNLPEPKNIRDIQRLTGKMAALTRFISKSADKSLPFFQVLKGNKTFKWGEEQEKAFKEVKNHLKSLPTIARPEVGDILQLYISASKKTVAAALVVEKNKIQQPVYFVSHILNPAEQRYPLIEKMAFAIMIAARKLKPYFDAHKVQVLTNQPLEKSLQRLDTSGRLLKWAVELSEYDIEYKPRTSIKAQALEDFIAEASYEEEEEPLGTWQISVDGSAVVTGSGAGIIMVSPEGNVFEYAIKFKFKASNNEAEYEAAIAGIQMCKAADAKKIVLKTDSQLVASQYRGEYEAREPSMQRYLALMKEAVAQLESFEIQLVPRAENNQADALSKLASSTLQNLERTVMVEVQEEKSIDKKPAVNFIDTEPQWYDSIVSYKLGRGLPTAEQEQKKVIRNEHWFVIYQGKLYKKSFSLPLLRCVSTEESQRVIEEIHEGICGNHIGGRTLAVKALRAGYYWPTMVSDSQAYVKKCDKCQKFAPVINQPSNDLQPIINPIPFAQWGMDILGPFTAANGGRKFLIVAVDYFTKWIEAEPTKSITAKRMKDFIWRNIVTRFGIPESLVFDHGTQFDCTPIKDYCAELRIKFAYASVCHPQSNGQAEAANKQILGALTTEKEATGESPYKLAFGAEAVLPVEVGLPRFRVQYYEEGTNEQRMREALDLLPEVRLQAELRLAANKEKMSRAYNKRVKHRPMQVGGLVLRRTAATGKGKAEGKFTANWEGPYQITKEVALGSYHLMTMEGRELKNSWNANMLKKYYV, encoded by the exons ATGAGGACAGCCCCAGAGGTTGAGGTTCAGCAGAGGAGAAAACGTCCCAGACCCCAAAACAGTCCGAACGTCTGGAGGAGGAATCTGCAGCAGGAGATGGAAGGGGCTGACAGCCAAGAATATGAGGCAGAAAGTGTCACGCCAAGCAGAGCTCAACCCAGAGCAAGGACCGAACAAGCACCCAGTCAGAGGCACCACTCCGGGTCAGGTATGCCAAATCCCACCCGAGCAATAGTTAAGCCTGATAATTCCCCCTTCTGTGATGAGATACTCTCggaaaaaatggaaaagataaaaatgcCCACCTGCAAATATTCCGGAAAGTCAGACCCAACGAATCACCTCTCTGCCTTTGGGGGACACATGATGCTATATACCAACACAGACTCTATGTGGTGTAAGGTCTTCCCTTCCACTCTAGAGGGGATAGCACAGAGCTGGTTTGGTAAAATACCCAAAGGCACCATAACCTCTTTCCGGCAGTTAGCTATCTTGTTTCGCACCCAATATGTGGCAAACATTGCCAAAGAAAGGATGACAGGGGAGCTGATGTCAGTCATCCAAGGACCTCAGGAATCGGAGTACATATCCAGATTTAATATGGAGGCATCGAATATACCCAAGTTACAGCAAGAGGTAGCAGTCCTGGCTATGATGACTGGTCTGCGGGATGGAGAATTCAAGAGCTATCTGGGCAGAAAGTCATTCACAACCCTGGCAGAGGTGCTGGGGAAGGCAAATGAATTTATAAAAAGTGAAGAGATTGGCAGAGCAACCTCACGACGATATGTGGCAAGTGAGAACAATTACGGTAGTCAGAGCAAGAAAGAGCCATACAAAAAAGAGTACCCAgacaaaagagaaaatcaacaGCCCAGAAAGGATTGGCACGGGCAGGTCAGAGGAAGAAGTAGTGAGTTTAAAACTGAAAAGCGAGGCAAATTCAGCGAATACACTCCTTTGGTTGCATCCAGAACCCAGATTTTAGCTATTAGCAAGGAGGATGAGAAATGGCAGAGACCACCGAAAATGTACAACAAATACAGGGACACGAAGAAGTACTGTGATTTTCACAAGGATCATGGTCATCTCATAGAGGAGTGCACTCACTTGAAAGATAACATTGAGGACCTGATCCGAAGGGGGTACCTGACACAATTTAAGGCAAAAAGCTCGTATAGCAGGACCTACGAAAACAGGGATGATGATGGTCGATTTGATAACAGAAAGACAGAGCAAAAGCAGAATAACCCAGCAGATCAGAAGAGGTCGAATGATATACTGGTCATAACAGGAGGACCAGTTTACGCTGGTACTACAGCCAGCGGTGCTAAGGCCAGTGTCAGCGAATTTAAACACCAGGTTAATTACCATAACTCAGGAAAATGGCCTGCCCCTCCGAAAATCCCACAGTGTACCTTTACGGAAGATGATTGTAAGGGCATAATTTATCCCCACGATGACCCAATGGTATTAGCTCTGGATGTGGCTAACAGAAAAAtccatcgaatcctgatagacgGAGGCAGCTCTGCAAACATTCTATTCTGGCCAGCTTTCCAAGAGCTGCAGATCGAAGAAAAACACGTAAAACCAGTTAACTACCCAGTAATTGGTTTCATAGGGGCAACGGTGATACCAGAAGGAATAGTCAGCTTATCTGTCCAAATTGGGCAGGGGAAAGATATCAAGGATGTCATGGTTGATTTCATGATAGTGAAAGTACCTGCAGCATACAACGCCATTCTGGGCAGACCATTTATCCATGATGCAGGAGCAGTGGTGTCTACTTATCACCTCACCATGATGTACACAACGAATGATAATAGATCAGCTAAGGTCAAGGGAAACCAAGAGCAGGCCAAGAGATGCTACCACACAGCCCTGAAACAACCACCCAGACCCCCACCCCTGGCAGAGGCAGACATTCCCTTGTCCAGAAAGAGGAAGAGAGCAGAGCGTAAAAAAGACGCACTACTGGACATGGAAAATTTTGAGAATCGTGAAGAAGGACTGTTAGCGCTGGCCCCAACAGAAGAAACAGAGGAGATAGAACTGGAAGAAGGGGTAGAGGACAGAACAGTCCGAATTGGCACAGATatagacctttccctgagggtaAATATCATCGATCTGTTGCGAGAGCACGCAGACATATTTGCTTTCTCTGCTGACGAAATGTCAGGGATTGATCCCAGCGTCATGGTCCACAGGTTGAATGTTAACAGAGAAGTCAGGCCAGtaaaacagaagaaaagaaCTTTTTCGACAGAGAAAAATGTAGCCATCCAGGAAGAGATCAGCAAACTGCTAGCAGCCAAATTCATAGAAGAGTGTGACTACCCAGAATGGTTGGCTAACGTTGTGATGGTAAAGAAAGCGAATGGTCAATGGaggatgtgcgtagactttaTTACAGACGCTGGAGTTTACAACTACAGGGCTATGCCGTTTGGTCTAAAGAACGCAGGGGCCACATACCAGAAACTGGTAGACAAAATATTCGCAGGACAAAAAGGCCGAAACGTGGAAGTGTATGTAGATGACTCCATAGTCAAGAGCAAAAAGGAGGTTGATCACATTGGAGATCTGAAGGAAACCTTTGCAACATTGAGGCAATTTGGTATGAAgttaaacccaaaaaaatgcgtgtTCGGTGTTAAATCCGGAAAGTTTTTGGGGTTCCTGGTcagtgaaagaggaattgatgccaATCCAGAAAAAGTAGAggccatactcaacctaccagaACCGAAAAACATACGAGACATCCAGAGGTTGACTGGGAAAATGGCAGCACTCACCAGGTTCATCAGCAAGTCCGCGGATAAGTCCCTCCCATTTTTCCAGGTGCTAAAGGGAAATAAAACGTTTAAATGGGGAGAAGAGCAAGAGAAAGCATTCAAAGAGGTGAAGAACCATTTGAAGAGCCTCCCAACCATAGCCAGACCAGAAGTGGGGGACATATTGCAGCTGTACATCTCTGCCTCCAAGAAAACTGTAGCAGCAGCTCTGGTAGTCGAGAAGAATAAAATCCAGCAGCCAGtctactttgtcagccacatcCTCAACCCCGCAGAACAGAGGTACCCCCTGATTGAAAAAATGGCCTTTGCAATCATGATAGCTGCCAGGAAATTGAAACCATACTTTGATGCACATAAAGTGCAAGTGTTAACCAATCAACCCTTAGAGAAGTCGTTGCAAAGGTTAGATACTTCTGGTAGACTCCTGAAATGGGCAGTGGAACTCTCGGAATATGACATCGAGTACAAACCCAGAACCTCCATAAAAGCACAAGCACTGGAAGACTTCATAGCAGAGGCATCGTACGAAGAGGAGGAAGAGCCATTGGGGACTTGGCAGATCTCGGTAGACGGCTCCGCTGTAGTCACAGGGTCAGGTGCAGGTATCATAATGGTATCACCAGAAGGCAACGTTTTTGAATATGCtataaaattcaaattcaaagctTCAAATAACGAAGCAGAGTATGAAGCAGCAATCGCAGGAATCCAGATGTGCAAAGCAGCAGATGCTAAGAAAATAGTGCTCAAAACCGATTCGCAGCTGGTGGCCAGCCAATATAGAGGCGAATATGAAGCCAGAGAACCGTCTATGCAGAGGTACTTGGCCTTGATGAAAGAAGCAGTAGCCCAGCTAGAGAGCTTTGAGATTCAACTGGTTCCCAGGGCAGAGAACAACCAAGCAGACGCCTTATCCAAATTAGCAAGTTCGACGTTACAGAACTTGGAAAGAACAGTAATGGTAGAGGTCCAGGAAGAAAAGAGCATCGACAAAAAGCCTGCAGTTAACTTCATTGACACTGAGCCACAGTGGTATGACAGTATAGTCTCATACAAGCTGGGAAGGGGCCTTCCCACGGCAGAGCAAGAGCAGAAAAAAGTAATACGAAACGAGCATTGGTTCGTCATTTACCAGGGTAAACTGTACAAGAAATCATTTTCCTTGCCTCTGCTAAGATGTGTGTCAACAGAGGAGTCGCAACGAGTCATTGAGGAAATACACGAGGGAATATGTGGAAATCACATAGGTGGCAGGACATTAGCCGTGAAAGCTCTCAGAGCaggatactattggccaaccATGGTAAGTGACTCTCAAGCATATGTTAAAAAGTGCGACAAGTGCCAGAAATTCGCCCCAGTGATCAACCAGCCCTCTAATGACTTACAGCCAATCATCAACCCTATACCATTCGCCCAGTGGGGAATGGATATCCTGGGGCCATTCACAGCAGCGAACGGAGGAAGAAAATTTCTGATCGTGGCAGTTGACTATTTTACTAAGTGGATTGAGGCAGAGCCCACTAAAAGCATAACAGCCAAGCGGATGAAGGACTTCATCTGGAGGAACATTGTGACAAGGTTCGGCATCCCAGAAAGTTTAGTCTTCGATCATGGAACACAGTTCGACTGCACTCCTATAAAGGATTACTGCGCTGAACTACGAATAAAATTCGCATACGCATCCGTATGCCATCCCCAGAGCAATGGTCAGGCAGAGGCAGCAAATAAGCAAATCCTGGGAGCACT GAccactgaaaaagaagcaacagGGGAAAGTCCTTACAAACTAGCTTTTGGGGCTGAGGCGGTCCTGCCTGTCGAAGTGGGTCTACCTAGATTTAGAGTGCAATACTATGAGGAAGGCACTAATGAGCAGCGTATGAGGGAAGCATTAGATCTCTTACCAGAGGTCAGACTGCAAGCAGAGCTCAGGTTGGcagcaaacaaagaaaaaatgagCAGGGCATATAACAAGAGGGTAAAGCACAGACCTATGCAAGTGGGGGGTCTGGTCCTCAGAAGAACAGCTGCCACTGGAAAGGGAAAGGCAGAAGGAAAATTCACTGCCAACTGGGAAGGACCTTACCAGATCACAAAAGAGGTAGCCCTAGGCTCGTACCATCTAATGACGAtggaaggaagagaattgaagAACAGCTGGAATGCCAACATGCTAAAGAAATACTATGTATAG
- the LOC110793548 gene encoding uncharacterized protein: MKYSPTSVFLLLLLFMNFCNCSLKSSIVFTTLGRSRYKFDIYTLPITTTQSSPSISQHHHELKLTDGVSVNFNGHFPTNSTSIFSLLKKPNFFESSFSSSEKFEVIYVSERNGTSSVFFDSVLFADDDSVNRPGYRSALEIGVSGRVQIPLLGVGSENGGVTVSMKDRPSLVGEVLVYVSTHENSGVPRTSWAAVYSTHVLTGLTRRLTPVGMADFSPAVSPSGIFTAVASYGEEGWGGDVEELGTDIYVFLTRDGSDRVKVVEHGGWPCWVDDRTIYFHRRDGSDGWWSVYKASLPRVGRVTTESVLVERVTPPGLHVFTPATSPGNVEFIAVATRRPGSNYRHIELFDLKNKQFKEVTRPVSPHNHHFNPFMSPDGTRVGYHKCTGGDNGEKGKGGGQILLLENLKNPVADVSIFRIDGSFPSFSPTGDRIAYLADLDDGFLYVVDHDGSNKKLVHKGMAFTTAWDPVRKGVVYTSVGPNFASESSKVDIIAINVDDDDLSYKKLTHGGENNAFPEPSPDGKWVVFRSGRSGHKNLYIMDAEEGETGGIQRLTEGPWSDTMCDWSPNGEWIAFASDRDNPGGGSFEVFMIHPNGTGLHKVIQSGLGGRANHPWFSPDGKRIVFTSDYSGISAEPISNPHHYQPYGEIFIANVDGSGIRRLTHNSFEDGTPTWGPMFLSPVDVAQPTKEAKCLFEDCHWLNIKKKLGLKTAVDASTGAQC; the protein is encoded by the coding sequence ATGAAATATTCACCAACCTCTGTTttcttgttattattattgttcatGAATTTCTGCAATTGTTCATTAAAATCCTCCATAGTTTTTACTACTCTGGGAAGATCAAGGTACAAATTTGACATCTACACTTTACCAATAACCACCACTCAATCATCACCGTCAATTTCCCAACATCACCATGAGCTGAAACTCACTGATGGGGTATCTGTTAATTTTAATGGCCACTTCCCCACTAATTCAAcctcaattttctctctcctcaaaaaacCAAACTTCTTCGAATCATCTTTCAGTAGTTCTGAgaaatttgaagttatttatgtTTCCGAGAGAAATGGAACGTCTAGTGTCTTCTTTGACTCTGTTTTGTTTGCTGATGACGACTCAGTGAATCGACCCGGGTACAGGTCCGCCCTCGAGATTGGtgtttcgggtcgggttcagaTTCCTTTGTTGGGGGTAGGGTCGGAGAATGGAGGTGTGACGGTTTCGATGAAGGACCGGCCGAGTTTGGTTGGGGAGGTGTTGGTTTACGTTTCGACTCATGAGAACTCGGGTGTGCCTCGGACGAGTTGGGCGGCAGTGTACTCGACTCATGTCTTGACCGGGTTGACTAGGAGGCTGACACCTGTAGGGATGGCAGATTTTAGTCCTGCGGTGTCGCCGTCGGGGATTTTCACGGCGGTGGCTTCTTATGGTGAGGAAGGATGGGGTGGTGATGTGGAGGAACTTGGTACAGATATCTACGTTTTCTTGACTAGGGACGGGTCAGACCGAGTTAAGGTGGTAGAACACGGCGGTTGGCCGTGTTGGGTTGATGATCGAACCATTTATTTTCATCGGAGGGATGGCAGTGATGGGTGGTGGAGTGTTTACAAGGCAAGTCTTCCACGAGTTGGGCGAGTTACCACCGAATCAGTGTTGGTTGAGCGGGTCACGCCACCAGGTTTGCACGTCTTTACTCCTGCCACTTCACCAGGTAATGTTGAGTTTATTGCAGTAGCTACTAGAAGACCCGGGTCCAATTACAGGCATATTGAGCTATTTGATCTTAAAAATAAGCAGTTTAAGGAAGTGACTCGACCCGTTTCACCTCATAACCACCACTTTAATCCGTTTATGTCGCCCGATGGGACCCGAGTAGGGTACCATAAGTGTACGGGTGGGGATAATGGGGAGAAGGGAAAGGGTGGAGGTCAAATACTTCTCCTTGAGAATTTGAAGAATCCAGTAGCTGATGTGTCTATATTTAGGATTGACGGGTCATTTCCGTCATTCTCACCCACGGGTGACCGGATTGCCTATTTGGCGGACTTAGATGACGGGTTTCTGTATGTTGTCGACCATGATGGGTCAAATAAGAAGTTGGTTCATAAAGGGATGGCTTTCACAACTGCTTGGGATCCTGTAAGAAAAGGTGTAGTTTATACTAGTGTTGGTCCTAACTTTGCATCCGAAAGTAGTAAGGTTGATATAATTGCAATTAacgttgatgatgatgatttaaGTTACAAAAAGTTGACCCATGGAGGTGAAAACAATGCTTTCCCAGAACCATCACCCGATGGCAAATGGGTCGTGTTTAGGTCGGGTAGATCGGGTCATAAGAATCTATACATTATGGACGCCGAGGAAGGTGAAACGGGTGGCATCCAAAGGTTGACAGAGGGTCCATGGAGCGATACCATGTGTGACTGGTCACCTAACGGGGAATGGATTGCGTTCGCATCTGATCGGGATAATCCGGGTGGTGGGAGTTTCGAGGTGTTCATGATCCATCCGAATGGGACGGGACTTCACAAGGTAATCCAAAGTGGATTAGGCGGGCGGGCTAATCATCCTTGGTTTAGCCCAGATGGGAAGAGAATTGTGTTTACTTCAGATTATTCTGGGATATCAGCTGAGCCCATCTCAAATCCACACCATTACCAGCCTTATGGGGAGATATTCATTGCAAATGTAGATGGGTCGGGTATTCGGAGGCTGACCCATAATTCATTTGAGGATGGGACACCTACGTGGGGGCCTATGTTCCTGAGCCCAGTAGATGTGGCTCAACCAACAAAGGAAGCAAAGTGCTTGTTTGAGGACTGTCATTGGCTCAACATAAAGAAGAAATTGGGTTTAAAAACTGCAGTCGATGCATCAACTGGAGCTCAATGCTAA